The following proteins come from a genomic window of Hymenobacter canadensis:
- a CDS encoding DUF6687 family protein: MTFFLILPSSSPHHPTLQPRYFVPFQQLRRQPTIVVDSTGLGAALTLAHWRGAATPTPLRDDTSAGSVLRALRHPHTPGLAAAAVTANHFDVDGFVGVWALLNPALALQHEDLLRLVATLGDFRELDWQHPQARQALQLVCWLNAEEKTRFYEPFGAPARRRREDEASAEKFAWFLPRFGDILQNPEPGRAVWEPEYSRVLQAVAVLHSAATTVRRYPQIGLTVVRTPEPLPYYALFSASRGTDMVLSLYDGQRYEFEYKYSTWIDLESRPTLPRLPLDTLAARLNALEATPRRWTHDGITDTGPLLRLSGKGLTKAQRYADPDQRPLYASSIPAEVLEQEVVRFFEAAYAGVEPRRYWSWAEIRAVSA, translated from the coding sequence ATGACGTTCTTCCTCATCCTCCCCTCATCCTCCCCTCATCACCCCACTTTGCAGCCCAGATACTTCGTTCCGTTTCAGCAGCTGCGCCGGCAGCCTACTATCGTGGTAGATAGCACCGGACTGGGGGCGGCACTCACGCTGGCGCACTGGCGCGGGGCCGCCACGCCCACGCCGTTGCGCGACGACACCAGCGCGGGCTCGGTGCTGCGGGCCCTGCGCCATCCTCACACGCCCGGGCTGGCCGCCGCCGCCGTCACGGCCAATCATTTTGACGTGGATGGCTTTGTGGGCGTCTGGGCGCTGCTGAATCCGGCGCTGGCGCTGCAGCACGAGGACCTGCTGCGCCTAGTGGCTACGCTGGGCGACTTTCGGGAGCTGGACTGGCAGCACCCGCAGGCCCGCCAGGCGCTGCAGTTGGTGTGCTGGCTGAATGCCGAAGAGAAAACGCGGTTCTACGAGCCGTTTGGCGCCCCAGCCCGCCGCCGCCGCGAAGACGAGGCCTCGGCGGAGAAGTTTGCCTGGTTTCTGCCCCGCTTCGGTGATATTCTGCAAAACCCGGAGCCAGGCCGCGCCGTCTGGGAACCGGAATACAGCAGGGTGCTCCAGGCCGTGGCCGTGCTGCACAGCGCCGCTACCACCGTGCGGCGCTACCCGCAAATCGGGCTGACGGTGGTGCGCACGCCGGAGCCGCTGCCGTACTACGCCCTGTTCAGCGCCAGCCGCGGCACCGATATGGTGCTGAGCCTGTACGACGGCCAGCGCTACGAATTCGAGTACAAATACTCCACCTGGATTGACCTGGAAAGTCGCCCCACGCTGCCGCGCCTGCCGCTCGATACCCTGGCCGCCCGCCTCAATGCGCTGGAAGCCACCCCGCGCCGCTGGACCCATGACGGTATCACCGACACGGGCCCGCTGCTGCGCCTGAGCGGCAAAGGCCTCACGAAAGCGCAACGCTACGCCGACCCCGACCAGCGCCCACTATACGCTTCGTCTATTCCTGCTGAAGTGCTGGAGCAGGAAGTAGTACGATTTTTCGAGGCCGCCTACGCTGGTGTCGAGCCCCGGCGGTACTGGAGCTGGGCGGAAATAAGGGCCGTTTCGGCCTAG
- a CDS encoding lipocalin family protein, translating into MRLPYLTRLLCLLAVLSFVFSSCQEDDPTPAFGPIKTLTTGSWRLDEIRENNQVTSTGTGIKDRFSLTFRADGTYTENQFVNGTTYAGTWMLMSGNTILHFTDHKGDDHQYNLVSISDTGLQYGALNKNNQQEVYTFSAQP; encoded by the coding sequence ATGCGCCTACCCTACTTAACCCGTTTACTCTGCCTGCTGGCCGTGCTCAGCTTTGTCTTCAGCAGCTGCCAGGAAGACGACCCCACGCCCGCTTTCGGCCCCATCAAAACCCTCACGACCGGTAGCTGGCGCCTCGATGAAATCCGGGAAAACAACCAAGTTACCAGCACCGGCACCGGTATCAAAGACCGGTTCAGCCTCACGTTCCGCGCCGATGGCACCTACACCGAAAACCAGTTCGTGAACGGCACCACCTACGCCGGCACCTGGATGCTGATGAGCGGCAACACCATTCTGCACTTCACCGACCACAAAGGCGACGACCACCAGTACAACCTCGTCAGCATCTCCGACACCGGCCTGCAGTACGGCGCGCTCAACAAGAACAACCAGCAGGAAGTCTACACCTTCTCCGCCCAGCCATAA
- a CDS encoding replication-associated recombination protein A has product MSTGSLFDSDPTPAFIPPAAANAPLAERRRPRTLDEYAGQQHLVGPEGVLRRYLSAGRLPSLILWGPPGVGKTTLANLLAQELGKPFASLSAVNAGVKDVREVIERARKQRGTVLFIDEIHRFSKSQQDALLGAVEQGIVTLIGATTENPSFEVIPAVLSRAQVYVLEPLSKEVLTGLVDKALAEDAQLQQRKVRMQEYGALLTISGGDARKLLNLLEIVVEASRPDPKTGEVVITDEGVQQLAQQHLARYDKGGEMHYDVISAFIKSIRGSDPNAALYYLAVMLEGGEDAKFIARRLLILASEDVGLANPNALILAQSCFQAIAVIGMPEGDIILGQTVVYLATSPKSNASYKAIREARALVRQQGVQPVPIPLRNAPTKLMKDLGYGGQYQYSHDYPGNFAYQEFLPEALSGTVFYLPGHNPAEAKAQERLRQLWGEKYGY; this is encoded by the coding sequence ATGTCCACCGGTTCCCTTTTCGATTCTGATCCTACGCCGGCCTTTATCCCGCCTGCCGCGGCCAACGCGCCGCTGGCCGAGCGCCGCCGTCCCCGCACCCTCGACGAATACGCCGGGCAGCAGCACCTCGTCGGGCCCGAAGGCGTGCTGCGCCGCTACCTCAGCGCCGGCCGTCTGCCCAGCCTGATTTTGTGGGGCCCGCCCGGCGTGGGCAAAACCACCCTGGCCAACCTGCTGGCGCAGGAACTGGGCAAGCCGTTTGCCTCGCTCAGCGCCGTGAATGCCGGCGTGAAAGACGTGCGCGAGGTGATAGAGCGCGCCCGCAAGCAGCGCGGCACGGTGCTGTTTATTGATGAAATCCACCGTTTCAGCAAAAGCCAGCAGGATGCGCTGCTCGGCGCGGTTGAGCAGGGCATCGTCACGCTCATCGGGGCCACCACCGAAAATCCGTCGTTTGAGGTGATTCCGGCCGTGCTGAGCCGGGCGCAGGTGTACGTGCTGGAGCCGCTGAGCAAGGAAGTGCTGACCGGCCTGGTAGACAAAGCCCTGGCCGAGGACGCGCAGCTGCAGCAGCGCAAGGTGCGCATGCAGGAGTACGGCGCGCTGCTCACCATCTCGGGCGGCGATGCGCGCAAGCTGCTCAACCTGCTGGAAATTGTGGTGGAAGCCAGCCGCCCCGACCCCAAAACCGGCGAAGTTGTCATCACCGACGAGGGCGTGCAGCAACTGGCCCAGCAGCACCTCGCCCGCTACGACAAAGGCGGCGAAATGCACTACGACGTCATTTCGGCCTTCATCAAGAGCATCCGCGGCTCCGACCCTAACGCCGCCCTCTACTACCTGGCCGTGATGCTGGAAGGTGGCGAGGACGCCAAGTTCATTGCCCGCCGCCTGCTCATTCTGGCCTCCGAAGACGTGGGCCTGGCCAATCCCAACGCCCTGATTCTGGCCCAGAGCTGCTTCCAGGCCATTGCCGTGATTGGCATGCCCGAGGGCGACATTATCCTGGGGCAGACCGTGGTGTACCTCGCCACCTCGCCCAAGAGCAACGCCAGCTACAAGGCCATCCGGGAGGCGCGGGCGCTGGTGCGGCAGCAGGGCGTGCAGCCGGTGCCCATCCCGCTGCGCAACGCCCCCACCAAGCTCATGAAAGACCTCGGCTACGGCGGCCAGTACCAATACTCGCACGACTACCCTGGCAATTTCGCATACCAGGAGTTTCTGCCCGAGGCCCTCAGCGGGACCGTGTTCTACCTCCCCGGCCATAACCCCGCCGAAGCCAAAGCCCAAGAGCGCCTGCGCCAGCTCTGGGGCGAGAAGTACGGCTATTAA
- a CDS encoding DUF4249 domain-containing protein, whose protein sequence is MTRFSALRTTASLLTLAGLTASCDLEQNIDVELPALPAQLVAECYLEDGQIPRLTVTETVPYLASPEPVLPTDVTVRLTLANGQVEVIRFFPGVDPVTGKGYTHMGRRPLVARPGDVFSLEVVDTKGRRLTGTATVPARVPIDSVEYKFNDLPPTQREAFVLTNFRDPAGLGDYYRLQIHRDSISDEAEIDYDVEDRLNDGRPYTLGTSYRFDPGDTLLVTLYHFDQPYYLFRQSVNDARNANGNPFAQPSAIKSTVQGGLGVFTVLSYDRKQIIIP, encoded by the coding sequence ATGACCCGTTTTTCAGCTTTACGCACCACCGCCAGCTTGTTGACGCTAGCCGGCCTCACGGCTTCCTGCGACCTGGAGCAGAATATTGATGTGGAGCTGCCAGCCCTGCCAGCCCAGCTGGTGGCGGAGTGCTACCTCGAAGACGGCCAGATTCCGCGCCTCACCGTGACGGAAACCGTGCCCTACCTGGCCAGCCCCGAGCCCGTACTGCCTACCGACGTAACGGTGCGCCTCACGCTGGCCAACGGGCAGGTGGAGGTGATACGCTTTTTCCCGGGCGTTGACCCGGTGACGGGCAAAGGCTACACCCACATGGGCCGCCGCCCGCTGGTGGCGCGTCCCGGCGACGTTTTCAGCCTGGAAGTGGTGGACACGAAAGGCCGCCGCCTGACTGGCACGGCCACCGTGCCGGCGCGGGTGCCCATCGACTCGGTGGAGTATAAGTTCAACGACCTGCCACCAACCCAGCGCGAAGCATTCGTGCTCACCAACTTCCGCGACCCGGCCGGCCTGGGTGACTACTACCGCCTGCAGATTCACCGCGACAGTATTTCCGATGAGGCCGAAATCGACTACGATGTGGAAGACCGCCTCAACGATGGCCGCCCCTACACGCTCGGCACCAGCTACCGCTTCGACCCCGGCGACACGCTGCTGGTCACGCTCTACCACTTCGACCAGCCTTACTACCTGTTCCGGCAGTCGGTGAACGATGCGCGCAACGCTAACGGCAACCCGTTTGCGCAGCCATCGGCCATCAAGAGCACGGTGCAGGGCGGGTTGGGCGTGTTCACGGTGCTCAGCTACGACCGGAAGCAGATTATCATCCCGTAG
- a CDS encoding purine-nucleoside phosphorylase, translating into MQHLHEAANHIRPLLQGFEPEFGIILGTGLGALVKDLTIHHTIPYASIPNFPVSTVESHSGNLLAAELGGRKVLVMQGRFHFYEGYTMEQVVLPVRVMKMLGIRKLFVSNAAGGLHPDMNYSDLMLIDDHINLQPTNPLIGKNLDELGARFPDMLEPYDARLLRQAEETARSLGFADKVRRGVYVSVPGPMLETPAEYRYLRTIGADAVGMSTVPEVIAAVHMGLPVLAISVITDLCSPGKLKRVEIADILRVAAAAEPRLTALLQAVIAQQD; encoded by the coding sequence ATGCAACACCTCCACGAAGCCGCCAACCATATTCGCCCGCTGCTGCAGGGCTTTGAGCCCGAATTCGGTATCATCCTCGGTACCGGGCTGGGCGCGCTGGTCAAGGACCTGACCATTCACCACACTATCCCATACGCCAGCATCCCGAACTTCCCGGTTTCGACGGTGGAAAGCCACTCCGGCAACCTGCTGGCGGCCGAGCTGGGCGGCCGCAAAGTGTTGGTGATGCAGGGCCGCTTTCACTTCTACGAAGGCTACACCATGGAGCAGGTGGTGCTGCCCGTGCGCGTGATGAAGATGCTGGGCATCCGGAAGCTGTTCGTGAGCAACGCCGCCGGCGGCCTGCACCCTGACATGAACTACTCGGACCTCATGCTCATCGACGACCACATCAACCTGCAGCCCACCAACCCGCTCATCGGCAAAAACCTCGACGAGCTGGGTGCCCGCTTCCCCGACATGCTGGAGCCCTACGATGCCCGCCTGCTGCGCCAGGCCGAAGAGACCGCCCGCAGCCTCGGCTTCGCCGATAAGGTGCGGCGCGGCGTGTACGTGAGCGTGCCCGGCCCCATGCTGGAAACGCCCGCCGAGTACCGCTACCTGCGCACCATCGGGGCCGACGCGGTGGGCATGAGCACCGTGCCCGAGGTCATTGCGGCCGTGCACATGGGGCTGCCGGTGCTGGCCATCAGCGTCATCACCGACCTGTGCTCACCGGGCAAGCTCAAGCGGGTGGAAATAGCCGACATCCTGCGCGTAGCCGCCGCCGCCGAGCCCCGCCTCACGGCGCTGCTGCAGGCCGTCATCGCGCAGCAGGACTAA
- a CDS encoding TonB-dependent receptor → MRYFSYLIGLLLLWSVAGSSPAQAQERYRLSGYIRDASRGVLPGASVVVPALAAGATTDSTGFYSFLLPAGRHQLVISFIGYQSQTRDLNLTRAQRLSFTLAESSNTLGEVVVEGSGTLEQKLQTTQMSVERLTAAEAKLLPALFGEVDLLKTLQLKPGVQNGGEGTSGLFVRGGSSDQNLVLVDDAVVYNPAHLFGLFSVFNPDAVQSVDLYKGGFPAQYGGRLSSVIDVKMREGDNQKIVTSGGIGLISSRLTVEGPIVKDKGSFLLSGRRTYFDVFTRQINKASENNPDYNPIPDYYFYDFNAKGNYKLGDKDQVFLSGYLGRDVFGFGSQGGFDFNFSWGNTLGAARWSHVFNKRLFLNTTASYTNYKYDVTNKLDQFSFNLASDIQDLALRSDLDYTPNDRHAFKFGAQLINHRFGVGRLQAGSADGRLSIGSDVAYRGLEGGLYASDNFKATDKLQLEYGLRLSGFQSGSNSYAGLEPRGSARYSLTPKTSLKASYALMYQYVHLVTNSGATLPTDIWYPSRQSVKPQRSQQAAAGVSFLLGDGKYLLTNEVYYKWAQNQVDFKDGAQLFVNPDLDSEFLFGKGWAYGNELYLEKKTGRTTGWIGYTLSWSKRQFLPQRGTTGINEGRVFYPSFDRRHNLTVVVLHKLTERLNLTGSFVYTTGNATTLPAARFAVQDIFGGDLSAVPVYPDRNTFRLAPYNRLDLGLVWKLKPNRWVPESDLTFSVYNAYNRRNPYFVYFDQVRAGGEDTPVTSYRARQVSLFPTIPAVTYNFKF, encoded by the coding sequence ATGCGCTACTTTTCGTATCTGATTGGTTTGCTACTGCTGTGGAGCGTGGCGGGCAGCTCCCCGGCGCAGGCCCAGGAGCGCTACCGGCTCAGCGGCTACATCCGCGACGCCAGCCGGGGCGTGCTGCCCGGCGCCTCAGTAGTGGTGCCGGCCCTGGCTGCCGGGGCCACCACCGATTCCACCGGCTTCTACTCGTTTCTGCTGCCGGCGGGCCGTCATCAATTGGTCATCTCCTTCATCGGCTACCAGAGCCAAACCCGCGACCTGAACCTAACGCGCGCCCAACGTCTGTCGTTCACGCTGGCCGAGAGCAGCAACACGCTGGGCGAAGTGGTGGTGGAGGGCTCCGGCACGCTGGAGCAGAAGCTGCAAACCACTCAGATGAGCGTAGAGCGCCTCACGGCCGCCGAGGCCAAGTTGCTACCCGCTTTGTTCGGGGAAGTGGACTTGCTGAAAACGCTGCAGCTCAAGCCCGGCGTGCAAAACGGCGGTGAGGGCACCTCCGGCCTGTTCGTGCGCGGCGGCTCCTCCGACCAGAACCTGGTGCTCGTGGACGATGCCGTAGTGTACAACCCGGCCCACTTGTTCGGGCTGTTTTCGGTGTTCAACCCCGATGCCGTACAAAGCGTGGACCTCTACAAAGGAGGCTTTCCGGCGCAATATGGCGGGCGGCTGTCGTCGGTGATTGATGTGAAGATGCGCGAAGGCGACAACCAGAAAATCGTCACCAGCGGCGGCATCGGCCTGATTTCGTCCCGTTTGACGGTGGAAGGCCCTATCGTGAAGGACAAAGGTTCGTTTCTACTGTCGGGGCGGCGCACGTATTTCGACGTTTTCACGCGCCAGATCAATAAGGCCAGCGAAAACAACCCCGACTACAACCCCATTCCCGACTACTACTTCTACGATTTCAACGCCAAAGGCAATTACAAGCTCGGCGACAAGGACCAGGTGTTTCTGAGCGGATACCTGGGGCGCGACGTCTTCGGGTTCGGCTCGCAGGGCGGCTTCGATTTCAACTTCAGCTGGGGCAACACACTGGGTGCGGCGCGCTGGAGCCACGTGTTCAACAAGCGCCTGTTTCTGAACACCACCGCCTCGTACACCAACTACAAGTACGACGTCACCAACAAGCTCGACCAGTTCAGCTTCAATCTGGCCTCTGATATCCAGGACCTGGCTTTGCGTTCCGACCTCGACTACACGCCCAACGACCGGCACGCTTTCAAGTTCGGGGCCCAGCTCATCAACCACCGCTTTGGCGTGGGCCGCCTGCAGGCCGGCTCCGCCGACGGCCGCCTGAGCATCGGCTCCGATGTGGCATACCGGGGCCTGGAAGGCGGCCTTTACGCCTCCGACAACTTCAAGGCCACCGACAAGCTGCAGCTGGAATACGGCCTGCGCCTGAGTGGTTTCCAGAGTGGCTCGAATAGCTACGCCGGGTTGGAGCCGCGCGGGTCGGCGCGCTACTCGCTCACGCCCAAAACTTCGCTCAAGGCCAGCTACGCCCTGATGTACCAGTACGTGCACCTCGTCACGAACTCCGGTGCCACGCTGCCCACCGATATCTGGTATCCGTCTAGGCAGTCGGTGAAGCCGCAACGCTCGCAGCAGGCTGCGGCCGGTGTGAGCTTCCTGCTCGGCGACGGCAAGTACCTGCTCACCAACGAGGTGTACTACAAATGGGCGCAGAACCAAGTCGACTTTAAGGATGGCGCGCAGCTGTTCGTGAATCCGGACCTGGACTCAGAGTTCCTGTTTGGCAAAGGCTGGGCCTATGGCAACGAGCTGTACCTGGAAAAGAAAACCGGCCGCACCACCGGCTGGATCGGGTACACGCTGAGCTGGAGCAAGCGCCAGTTTCTGCCCCAGCGCGGCACCACGGGCATCAACGAGGGCCGCGTGTTCTACCCCAGCTTCGACCGCCGCCACAACCTGACCGTAGTGGTGCTGCACAAGCTTACCGAGCGCCTGAACCTCACCGGCTCGTTTGTGTACACCACCGGCAATGCCACCACGCTGCCCGCCGCCCGCTTTGCCGTGCAGGACATCTTCGGCGGCGACCTGTCGGCGGTACCCGTATACCCTGACCGCAACACCTTCCGCCTGGCCCCCTACAACCGTCTCGACCTGGGGCTGGTGTGGAAGCTGAAGCCCAACCGCTGGGTGCCGGAATCCGACCTGACGTTCAGCGTATACAACGCCTACAACCGCCGCAACCCCTATTTCGTGTACTTCGACCAAGTGCGGGCCGGCGGCGAGGATACGCCCGTCACCAGCTACCGCGCCCGGCAGGTGTCACTGTTCCCGACCATTCCGGCTGTCACGTACAACTTCAAGTTCTAA
- a CDS encoding HNH endonuclease, translating to MQHTSRHHLVPREEGGRHGPTVALCQPCHSTVHLLLDNRELARRYCTIELLQGAEELQKYLHWVRRSKIERIRNRRGKR from the coding sequence GTGCAGCATACTTCGCGGCACCATCTGGTGCCGCGCGAAGAAGGCGGCCGCCACGGCCCTACGGTGGCGCTTTGCCAGCCCTGCCACAGCACCGTGCACCTACTCCTCGACAACCGCGAGCTGGCCCGCCGCTACTGCACCATCGAGCTGCTGCAAGGCGCCGAAGAGCTGCAGAAATACCTGCACTGGGTGCGTCGCAGCAAAATAGAACGCATCCGCAACCGCCGCGGAAAAAGGTGA
- the sppA gene encoding signal peptide peptidase SppA: MRQFFKYVLATLTGLFVFGVLGFVLLIGFVAALASSDTEVTVASDSVLELKLDKPIAERESRTSFGSIVSSQADNIGLDNLKATLRRAKNDSDIKGIFLNVELVQAGMASLEEVRDALLDFKKSGKFVVAYADAQSEKSYYLTSVADRIYLNPQGTLEFNGLSSETMYYKNLFEKAGIQPQIFRVGSFKSAVEPFFRENMSDSARLQTSSFLNSINDFMLGHIATARKIAPQRLKTISDSMLVHNADDAKRLGLVTNLGYYDQALDYMKGKLGVEKDEKLSLVSLTDYSKADDEESSSGSNRIAVIYAEGDIVTGKGSGSSIGSTRFAEAIRKARLDDKVKAVVLRVNSPGGSSLASDIIYREVLLTKKVKPIICSMSDVAASGGYFIAMGCDTIVAHPNTITGSIGVFGVLPNIQPLLRDKLGVTTDRVTTGKFSDFPTITRPLTPFEQSQFQNEINRIYADFTTKAAQGRNMPVERLRGYASGRVWSGSEAKARGLVDVLGSMDDALRIAARRAKLKEGDYTLQALPRQKSFMENIFSGINEEVRMSLVKQEMGPLFPVYEQYKKLSEMKGAQARMPFELNIQ; encoded by the coding sequence ATGAGACAATTCTTTAAGTACGTGCTGGCCACGCTCACGGGCCTGTTCGTGTTCGGGGTGCTGGGCTTTGTGCTGCTGATCGGCTTCGTGGCCGCGCTGGCCTCGTCCGACACCGAAGTAACCGTGGCCAGCGACTCGGTGCTGGAGCTCAAGCTCGACAAGCCGATTGCCGAGCGCGAAAGCCGCACCTCGTTTGGCTCCATCGTCAGCTCCCAGGCCGATAACATCGGCCTCGACAACCTGAAAGCCACCCTGCGCCGCGCCAAAAACGACTCCGATATCAAGGGCATCTTCCTGAACGTGGAGCTGGTGCAGGCCGGTATGGCCTCGCTGGAAGAAGTGCGCGACGCGCTGCTGGACTTCAAGAAGTCGGGCAAGTTTGTGGTGGCCTACGCCGATGCGCAGTCGGAGAAGAGCTACTACCTCACGTCCGTCGCCGACCGCATCTACCTCAATCCGCAGGGCACGCTGGAATTCAACGGCCTCAGCTCCGAGACGATGTACTACAAAAACCTGTTCGAGAAGGCCGGCATTCAGCCCCAGATCTTCCGGGTGGGCTCGTTTAAAAGCGCCGTGGAGCCGTTTTTCCGCGAGAATATGTCGGATTCGGCTCGCCTGCAGACGTCCTCTTTTCTGAACTCCATCAACGACTTCATGCTGGGCCACATTGCCACGGCTCGCAAAATCGCGCCCCAGCGCCTGAAAACCATCAGCGACTCGATGCTGGTGCACAACGCCGACGACGCCAAGCGCCTCGGCCTCGTCACCAACCTCGGCTACTACGACCAGGCCCTCGACTACATGAAGGGCAAGCTGGGCGTGGAGAAAGACGAGAAGCTGAGCCTCGTGAGCCTCACCGACTACAGCAAAGCCGACGACGAGGAAAGCAGCAGCGGCAGCAACCGCATTGCCGTCATCTACGCCGAGGGCGACATCGTGACCGGCAAAGGCAGCGGCAGCAGCATCGGCAGCACCCGCTTCGCCGAAGCCATCCGCAAAGCCCGCCTCGACGACAAGGTGAAGGCCGTGGTGCTGCGCGTGAACTCGCCCGGCGGCTCGTCGCTGGCTTCCGACATCATCTACCGCGAAGTGCTGCTTACCAAGAAGGTGAAGCCCATCATCTGCTCGATGTCGGACGTGGCGGCTTCGGGCGGCTACTTCATTGCCATGGGCTGCGACACCATTGTGGCCCACCCGAACACCATCACCGGCAGTATTGGCGTATTCGGCGTGCTGCCCAACATCCAGCCGCTGCTGCGCGACAAGCTGGGCGTGACGACGGACCGCGTGACAACGGGCAAGTTCTCGGACTTCCCCACCATCACGCGCCCGCTCACGCCCTTCGAGCAGAGCCAGTTCCAGAACGAAATCAACCGCATCTACGCCGACTTCACCACCAAAGCTGCCCAGGGCCGCAACATGCCTGTGGAGCGTCTGCGCGGTTACGCTTCCGGCCGCGTATGGTCGGGCTCCGAAGCCAAGGCCCGTGGCCTCGTAGACGTGCTGGGTTCCATGGATGATGCGTTGCGCATTGCGGCCCGCCGCGCCAAGCTCAAGGAAGGCGACTACACGCTGCAGGCGTTGCCACGCCAGAAGTCGTTTATGGAAAACATCTTCAGCGGCATCAACGAGGAAGTGCGCATGAGCCTGGTGAAGCAGGAAATGGGCCCGCTGTTTCCGGTGTACGAGCAGTACAAGAAGCTCTCGGAAATGAAAGGTGCCCAGGCCCGCATGCCGTTTGAGCTGAATATTCAATAG
- the trxA gene encoding thioredoxin, which translates to MPKKSFSEIINSPGMPVLVDFYADWCGPCKAMAPVLEQLAQQHQGKLKVIKIDVDRNPAAAQQFRVQSIPTLILFHKGQPVWRQAGAVPAGQLTQAVQPFLS; encoded by the coding sequence ATGCCCAAAAAATCCTTTTCCGAAATCATCAACAGCCCCGGCATGCCCGTGCTGGTTGACTTTTACGCCGACTGGTGTGGCCCGTGCAAAGCTATGGCGCCCGTACTGGAGCAGCTGGCCCAGCAACACCAGGGCAAGCTCAAAGTCATCAAGATTGATGTGGACCGCAATCCGGCGGCGGCCCAGCAGTTTCGCGTGCAGAGTATCCCTACGCTGATTCTGTTTCATAAGGGCCAGCCGGTGTGGCGGCAGGCCGGGGCGGTGCCGGCCGGGCAGCTTACGCAGGCCGTACAACCTTTTCTGAGCTAG